One genomic window of Methanosarcina acetivorans C2A includes the following:
- a CDS encoding N-acetyltransferase: MIRTYMETDLEEMVRIWYDASVVAHPFVSASFWASHKSAMKEKYLPLAENYVFEQEGEVVGFISLAGERVCALFVAPKAQGKGIGKALLEHAKTLRDRVSLRVYRDNKKAIHFYESRGLKATGEEVDEHTSCLQVLMEWE; this comes from the coding sequence TTGATCAGGACTTACATGGAAACAGACCTTGAAGAAATGGTAAGGATCTGGTACGACGCATCGGTCGTTGCCCATCCTTTTGTTTCGGCTTCTTTCTGGGCTTCGCATAAATCCGCAATGAAAGAAAAATATCTGCCGCTTGCCGAAAATTATGTTTTTGAGCAGGAAGGAGAGGTTGTGGGCTTTATTTCACTTGCCGGAGAGAGAGTATGCGCCCTTTTTGTAGCTCCCAAAGCGCAGGGAAAAGGCATAGGAAAAGCTCTCCTCGAGCACGCAAAAACCCTGAGAGACAGGGTCTCCCTGAGGGTCTACAGGGATAACAAAAAAGCCATCCACTTTTATGAAAGTAGAGGGCTTAAAGCTACCGGGGAAGAGGTTGACGAGCACACAAGCTGCCTGCAGGTTTTGATGGAATGGGAATAA
- a CDS encoding N-6 DNA methylase produces MKKNSGRQQINSETNLAIRGIDNDGIKWGDTFHNDLHKDLKADFILSNLPFNDSDWNGELLTEDPRWKFGVTPKGNANFA; encoded by the coding sequence TTGAAGAAAAACTCTGGCAGACAGCAGATAAACTCAGAAACAAATCTCGCCATCCGCGGCATAGACAATGACGGCATTAAATGGGGAGACACCTTCCATAACGATCTGCACAAAGATCTGAAAGCCGATTTCATCCTCTCAAACCTGCCCTTCAACGACTCTGACTGGAACGGCGAACTCCTGACCGAAGACCCCCGCTGGAAATTCGGAGTCACTCCAAAAGGCAATGCCAACTTCGCCTAG
- a CDS encoding N-6 DNA methylase, giving the protein MIALPGQLFYNTGIPACLWFLACDKENSGFRDRRGESLYIDARNMGVLRRDRTHRELTDEEVRKIAETYHEWRGEKIESGKYEDVPGFCKAATLDEIKKHDYILTPGRYVGFEEAEEDDEKFEEKMERLTTELLEQFRKSEELERKIKENLAGLGYEL; this is encoded by the coding sequence ATGATAGCCCTTCCAGGCCAGCTCTTTTACAACACAGGAATTCCGGCCTGTCTCTGGTTCCTTGCCTGCGACAAAGAAAACAGCGGTTTTCGGGACCGACGCGGAGAAAGCCTCTATATCGATGCCCGGAACATGGGAGTGTTAAGGAGGGACCGCACCCACCGCGAACTAACAGATGAAGAAGTCCGAAAGATTGCCGAGACCTACCATGAATGGCGCGGGGAAAAAATAGAGAGTGGAAAATACGAAGATGTGCCCGGTTTCTGTAAAGCTGCAACCCTTGATGAGATCAAAAAGCATGATTATATCCTGACCCCTGGCCGTTATGTAGGTTTTGAAGAAGCTGAAGAGGATGATGAGAAGTTTGAAGAGAAAATGGAGAGGCTGACCACCGAACTTTTGGAGCAGTTCAGGAAATCCGAGGAGCTGGAGAGGAAGATAAAGGAGAATTTAGCAGGGCTCGGGTATGAACTCTGA
- a CDS encoding IS5 family transposase has product MTKRKTGHDYEISDELWTKIKALLPLPKPKKKAGRPREDDRKIMNGIFYLLRTGCQWKALPRCYGAPSTVHDRFQEWQISGLFEKIWQLGLLDYDDEEGLEWEWQAIDGAMTKAPLSGAGTGANPTDRGKKGTKRSLLTDGKGMPLSAVVDGANRHDKMLVKGTLDAIIIERPFPEDGIQNICMDKGYDFPDIRELVEEYGYSAHIRRRGEENIRIDIPGYRARRWVVERTHSWINRFRRLLIRWEKKIENYLAMIHFACAWITFRAAGLFG; this is encoded by the coding sequence GTGACAAAACGAAAAACAGGACACGACTACGAGATCTCTGATGAATTGTGGACTAAAATAAAAGCTTTACTGCCATTGCCCAAACCTAAAAAGAAGGCTGGAAGACCGCGAGAGGATGATCGGAAAATAATGAATGGCATTTTCTACCTCCTTCGTACAGGTTGCCAATGGAAAGCGTTGCCAAGATGTTATGGAGCACCAAGCACTGTACATGATAGATTTCAGGAATGGCAAATATCAGGCTTATTTGAGAAAATATGGCAATTAGGTCTGCTGGATTATGATGATGAAGAAGGACTTGAGTGGGAATGGCAAGCTATTGATGGGGCCATGACAAAAGCACCATTGAGTGGAGCTGGGACAGGAGCTAATCCAACTGACCGTGGCAAAAAAGGCACGAAAAGGAGCCTGTTAACAGACGGTAAAGGCATGCCACTTTCAGCTGTTGTGGATGGAGCAAATCGTCATGATAAAATGCTTGTGAAAGGGACTCTTGATGCTATTATTATTGAAAGACCTTTTCCAGAGGATGGAATTCAAAATATCTGTATGGATAAAGGATATGATTTTCCTGATATCAGAGAACTGGTTGAAGAGTATGGATATTCTGCTCATATAAGGAGACGGGGAGAAGAAAATATAAGAATAGATATACCAGGTTATAGGGCAAGAAGGTGGGTTGTGGAAAGGACACATTCATGGATAAACAGATTTAGAAGACTGCTTATTAGATGGGAAAAGAAGATTGAGAATTATCTAGCAATGATACATTTCGCATGCGCATGGATAACTTTCAGAGCAGCAGGACTTTTCGGATAG
- a CDS encoding AlbA family DNA-binding domain-containing protein has protein sequence MEFKKSFSPSIIKEIVAFANTAGGSIICWGR, from the coding sequence ATCGAGTTCAAGAAGTCTTTTTCTCCGTCAATTATAAAAGAAATTGTTGCTTTTGCCAATACAGCTGGTGGTAGTATAATTTGTTGGGGTCGATGA